From one Gemmatimonadota bacterium genomic stretch:
- a CDS encoding M28 family peptidase produces MTGRTVRACLLLGPLLAGPASAQQTLEVPVPVGFSATSAARQAWCEARFLELPSPASFREHLRLITSTPHPTGSAAQVEVAHYLGRVMKAAGFTVREHPYDVYLPQLTDDVEVHIVTPVALRLSNREPALTEDRFSGHPDLLNGWNAFSGSGDVTGEVVYANYGRREDYEALDSMGISLEGKVVVARYGGNFRGYKVLFAEDRGAAGVIMFNDAPDEEVDPYPEGPMLNGDIIQRGSVLTLPWTGDPLTPFEPALPLDGERQVERLDPSEVDLHTIPVLPIGYTAAAEILSRMAGPEAPAEWQGGLDLPYRVTGGAALTVRVRVNQPKALTRAINVVGTLEGAEFPDEWFVLGSHYDPWGFGATDPNGGTAMLLTLAEALGQLADEGCRPRRSILIAHWDAEEYGIIGSTEWVEEFLPELTRGAVAYINADGAVSGPFFGGASSPSLKQPILDAIRSVEYPGTEGSIWDWWAAQTEGGSPELGNLGGGSDHVAFYTHAGIPSAGLSTGGRSGIYHSNYDSFAWFERFGDTEFVFGPMLARADGLVALRFANADLLPYDVVRYATDTRTHVDTLLSAAERRRVRVDLDGLVAATRGLEDAARALDRARAERTARGPVSPEEAARINQAFIGLEKAWLDERGLQDRPWSRSLYVSPDPFSGYASWMLPGLRYEIETDDPGDVPEWEARYLGAVERLTARMRATTALIEAS; encoded by the coding sequence ATGACCGGAAGGACCGTCCGTGCCTGTCTCCTGTTGGGTCCCCTCCTCGCGGGCCCGGCCTCGGCCCAGCAGACCCTGGAGGTGCCCGTCCCCGTGGGATTCTCCGCCACGAGCGCGGCCCGTCAGGCCTGGTGCGAGGCCCGCTTCCTGGAGCTGCCGTCCCCGGCGTCGTTCCGCGAGCACCTGCGGCTGATCACGTCCACGCCGCACCCGACCGGGTCGGCCGCGCAGGTGGAGGTGGCCCACTACCTGGGACGGGTCATGAAAGCCGCGGGCTTCACGGTGCGCGAGCATCCCTACGACGTCTACCTGCCGCAGCTCACCGACGACGTGGAGGTCCACATCGTCACCCCGGTGGCCCTGCGGCTCTCCAATCGGGAGCCCGCGCTGACGGAGGATCGCTTCTCCGGGCATCCCGACCTGCTGAACGGCTGGAACGCCTTCTCGGGCAGCGGCGACGTGACGGGCGAGGTGGTCTATGCCAACTACGGTCGGCGTGAGGACTACGAAGCGCTCGACTCGATGGGGATCTCGTTGGAGGGGAAGGTGGTCGTCGCGCGCTACGGCGGGAATTTCCGCGGCTACAAGGTGCTGTTCGCGGAGGACCGCGGAGCGGCCGGCGTGATCATGTTCAACGACGCGCCGGACGAGGAGGTCGATCCCTATCCGGAAGGCCCGATGCTCAACGGCGACATCATCCAGCGTGGCTCGGTGCTGACGTTGCCCTGGACCGGAGACCCGCTGACGCCCTTCGAGCCGGCGCTGCCGCTCGACGGCGAGCGGCAGGTGGAGCGCCTCGATCCGTCGGAGGTGGATCTGCACACGATCCCGGTGCTGCCCATCGGCTACACCGCGGCGGCCGAGATCCTCTCGCGCATGGCTGGACCGGAGGCGCCGGCCGAATGGCAGGGCGGGTTGGACCTGCCGTACCGCGTGACGGGCGGCGCGGCGCTCACGGTGCGTGTGCGGGTGAACCAGCCCAAAGCGCTCACGCGCGCGATCAACGTGGTGGGCACGCTCGAGGGGGCGGAGTTCCCGGACGAATGGTTCGTGCTGGGATCCCACTACGATCCCTGGGGATTCGGCGCCACCGATCCGAACGGCGGTACCGCCATGCTGCTCACGTTGGCCGAGGCGTTGGGCCAGCTCGCGGACGAGGGATGCCGGCCGCGGCGCTCGATCCTGATCGCGCACTGGGACGCGGAGGAGTACGGCATCATCGGCTCGACCGAATGGGTGGAGGAGTTCCTGCCGGAGCTGACGCGGGGTGCCGTGGCGTACATCAACGCGGACGGGGCGGTGTCCGGTCCGTTCTTCGGCGGGGCCTCCTCGCCCTCGCTCAAGCAGCCCATCCTGGACGCGATCCGCTCGGTGGAGTATCCGGGCACCGAAGGCAGCATCTGGGACTGGTGGGCCGCGCAGACCGAAGGCGGTAGCCCCGAGCTGGGCAACCTCGGGGGAGGATCCGACCACGTGGCCTTCTACACGCACGCGGGGATCCCCTCTGCCGGGCTCAGCACGGGCGGGCGCAGCGGGATCTACCACTCCAACTACGACAGCTTCGCCTGGTTCGAGCGCTTCGGGGACACCGAGTTCGTGTTCGGTCCCATGCTGGCCCGGGCGGACGGGCTCGTGGCTCTACGCTTCGCCAACGCGGACCTGCTGCCCTACGACGTCGTGCGCTACGCGACCGACACGCGCACGCACGTGGACACCCTGCTCAGCGCCGCCGAGCGCAGGCGTGTGCGGGTGGATCTGGATGGGCTGGTGGCGGCCACGCGCGGGTTGGAGGACGCGGCGCGCGCGCTGGATCGGGCGCGCGCGGAGCGCACCGCGCGTGGACCGGTGTCGCCGGAGGAGGCGGCGCGCATCAATCAGGCCTTCATCGGCCTGGAGAAGGCATGGCTGGACGAGCGCGGGCTGCAGGATCGGCCCTGGAGCCGTTCCCTGTACGTCTCGCCGGACCCGTTCAGCGGGTATGCTTCGTGGATGCTGCCGGGTCTGCGCTACGAGATCGAGACCGACGATCCGGGCGACGTGCCGGAGTGGGAGGCGCGCTATCTCGGCGCCGTGGAGCGCCTGACCGCGCGCATGCGCGCGACCACCGCGCTCATCGAAGCGAGCTGA
- a CDS encoding LLM class flavin-dependent oxidoreductase: MEIGIYTFGEVRLDPDTGQPVDPGRRLRELVEEIELADRVGLDVYGVGEHHRPDYAVSAPAVVLAAGAARTRRIRLTPAVTVLSSDDPVRVFQQYATLDLLSGGRAEIMVGRGSFTESFPLFGYDLGDYDALFSEKLDLLLRLRQEGPVRWQGRHRAPLAGQAVYPRPEQDPLPIWIAVGGTPASVARAGTLGLPLALAIIGGAAERFRPVVELYRQAGARAGHPPASLKVGINAHGFLADSADEARTTAYPPFAETMNRIGRERGWPPITRAHFESECTLGGALFVGDPDAVVEKILHQHALFRHDRFLLQLTVGPMAHAQVLHAIELLGTQVAPRVRTELGAGR; this comes from the coding sequence ATGGAGATCGGCATCTACACCTTCGGCGAGGTCCGTCTGGACCCGGATACGGGTCAGCCGGTCGACCCCGGCCGTCGGCTGCGCGAGCTGGTCGAGGAGATCGAGCTCGCCGACCGGGTGGGGCTCGACGTCTACGGCGTCGGCGAGCACCACCGGCCGGACTACGCCGTCTCGGCTCCGGCGGTGGTCCTGGCGGCGGGCGCGGCGCGCACGCGTCGCATCCGGTTGACGCCGGCCGTCACCGTGTTGAGCTCCGACGATCCGGTCCGGGTCTTCCAGCAGTACGCGACGCTGGACCTGCTGTCGGGTGGCCGCGCGGAGATCATGGTGGGACGGGGCTCCTTCACGGAGTCGTTCCCGCTCTTCGGCTACGATCTGGGCGACTACGATGCGCTCTTCAGCGAGAAGCTGGACCTGCTCCTGCGTCTGCGGCAGGAAGGGCCCGTGCGCTGGCAGGGTCGGCACCGGGCCCCGCTCGCCGGGCAGGCCGTGTACCCGCGTCCGGAGCAGGACCCGCTGCCGATCTGGATCGCCGTGGGGGGCACCCCCGCCTCGGTGGCGCGCGCCGGGACGCTGGGTCTCCCGCTGGCGTTGGCCATCATCGGTGGCGCGGCCGAGCGCTTCCGGCCGGTGGTGGAACTCTACCGTCAGGCGGGTGCGCGGGCCGGACATCCCCCCGCCTCCCTGAAGGTCGGCATCAACGCCCACGGCTTCCTGGCCGACTCCGCGGACGAGGCCCGGACCACCGCGTATCCGCCCTTCGCCGAGACCATGAACCGGATCGGGCGGGAGCGGGGCTGGCCGCCCATCACCCGCGCCCACTTCGAATCGGAGTGCACCCTGGGGGGCGCGCTCTTCGTAGGGGATCCGGACGCCGTGGTGGAGAAGATCCTCCATCAGCACGCGCTCTTCCGCCACGACCGCTTCCTCCTGCAGCTCACGGTGGGCCCGATGGCCCATGCCCAGGTCCTCCACGCGATCGAGCTGCTGGGCACGCAGGTGGCGCCGCGCGTGCGGACGGAGCTGGGCGCGGGGCGCTGA
- a CDS encoding gamma-glutamyltransferase: protein MRRSLARCVPLGFLTALACGPASDDATLTGGAVRPDGVAFAIGDPPHEQIVRSTHGVVVSQAPFASAAGAHILSIGGNAVDAAVATAFALTVVEPGNSGLGGRTQVLVRQPDGTLDAVDGTNQVPASYPADTVVGADLTSGYGMIGIPGTVAALATVLDRHGSLPLATVIAPAVALAEQGFPLGEDQAAALARVADDLRLYDGSRTYFLKPDGTPYAAGERWVQTDLAATLRAIGEEGADVFYHGWIADRIAEDMAAHGGYVTKADLEAYRTQDALIAQTDYRGYRIVGTYLPAGGANVQAQLTMMEIAAPEPLAFGFPWAATLTQALLFGFEDRLVDLADMGPAETFPRPERMAWLLDPARLRQRAAGIRVPTAVADAPAAPAREGVFPDGHTTHLSVVDAEGRAVSLTQSLGPTMGSRVAAPGLGFAYSATMGYLTGTAASSGIRALGPGDRASSRQSPSLVVGPDGELAMVIGASGSRRILSAIVQVLSRTIDHGLDFEAAMAAPRLHIEPGEPGVVFLEAEWPAEIQAQLQAFGYEVRNRLGESVANVSAIRWDPASREAIGVADPRGSGAAVAAAPR from the coding sequence ATGCGCCGGTCGCTCGCCCGCTGTGTCCCACTCGGTTTCCTCACCGCGCTCGCCTGCGGCCCCGCGAGCGACGATGCCACCCTGACCGGGGGTGCCGTCCGACCCGACGGTGTGGCGTTCGCGATCGGCGATCCTCCGCACGAGCAGATCGTCCGCTCCACCCACGGCGTGGTCGTCAGCCAGGCGCCGTTCGCCAGCGCAGCCGGCGCGCACATCCTCTCCATCGGCGGGAACGCGGTGGACGCCGCGGTGGCCACGGCCTTCGCGCTCACGGTCGTCGAGCCGGGCAACTCCGGCCTGGGAGGGCGCACCCAGGTGCTGGTCCGCCAGCCGGACGGCACCCTCGACGCGGTCGACGGCACCAATCAGGTGCCGGCCTCCTATCCGGCCGATACGGTGGTCGGCGCCGATCTGACGTCCGGCTACGGCATGATCGGCATTCCCGGCACCGTCGCCGCGCTGGCGACCGTGCTGGACCGACACGGCTCGCTGCCCTTGGCCACCGTGATCGCGCCGGCCGTGGCGCTGGCCGAGCAGGGCTTCCCGCTGGGGGAGGACCAGGCCGCCGCGCTGGCGCGGGTCGCGGACGACCTGCGCCTGTACGACGGGTCGCGCACGTATTTCCTCAAGCCCGACGGGACGCCGTACGCGGCGGGCGAGCGGTGGGTGCAGACGGATCTGGCGGCTACGCTGCGCGCCATCGGCGAGGAGGGCGCCGACGTCTTCTACCACGGCTGGATCGCCGACCGGATCGCCGAGGACATGGCCGCCCACGGAGGCTACGTCACCAAGGCGGACCTGGAGGCGTACCGCACGCAGGACGCGCTCATCGCGCAGACGGACTACCGGGGCTACCGGATCGTCGGCACCTACCTGCCGGCCGGCGGCGCCAACGTGCAGGCCCAGCTGACGATGATGGAGATCGCCGCGCCCGAACCGCTGGCCTTCGGCTTCCCGTGGGCGGCCACGCTCACGCAAGCGCTCCTGTTCGGGTTCGAGGACCGTCTCGTGGACCTGGCCGACATGGGACCGGCCGAGACCTTCCCGCGCCCCGAGCGGATGGCGTGGCTGCTCGACCCGGCGCGCCTGCGGCAGCGGGCCGCCGGCATCCGCGTCCCCACCGCCGTGGCCGACGCGCCCGCGGCTCCGGCGCGGGAGGGCGTCTTCCCCGATGGACACACGACCCATCTGTCCGTCGTCGACGCCGAGGGTCGAGCGGTGTCGCTCACGCAGTCGCTCGGACCTACGATGGGCTCCCGCGTCGCCGCGCCCGGGCTGGGGTTCGCCTATTCGGCCACCATGGGCTACCTGACCGGCACGGCGGCCTCCTCCGGCATCCGCGCGCTGGGCCCGGGCGACCGGGCGTCCTCGCGGCAGTCGCCGTCCCTGGTGGTGGGGCCGGACGGCGAGCTGGCGATGGTGATCGGCGCGTCGGGTTCGCGGCGCATCCTGTCCGCCATCGTGCAGGTGCTGTCGCGCACCATCGACCACGGCCTGGACTTCGAGGCCGCGATGGCCGCACCGCGCCTGCACATCGAGCCGGGTGAGCCCGGCGTGGTGTTCCTGGAGGCGGAGTGGCCGGCGGAGATCCAGGCCCAGCTCCAGGCCTTCGGATACGAGGTGCGGAACCGGCTCGGCGAGAGCGTCGCCAACGTGTCCGCCATCCGGTGGGACCCGGCGAGCCGGGAGGCCATCGGTGTGGCCGATCCGCGCGGGAGCGGGGCGGCGGTGGCCGCCGCGCCGCGCTAG
- a CDS encoding amidohydrolase family protein: MSRFRSRPAPARAPSGSLVLLLVLAACGGEPAPATDATLYEGARLIVGDGTVLDNAAFVVEDGRFTLVGQAGAVDVPAGTPRIDLAGKTVMPALVNAHVHLPTDRAERATLLQHMAYYGAGMAVSLGLDDGDLGYVMRDEVVPDGARSLTAGRGITSPEPGRTEVPYWVTSEEEARAAVRELATQRPDFVKIWVDDRGGQYERLSETLYTAVIDEAHAQGLRVIAHVFSLEDGKGLLRAGIDAFAHGIRDQDVDDELVALWQERPNVVLVPNLPDPGVAQDLSWLSGTVPAAELERMQANATDRPQAQASFGIQARNLVRLHQAGIPIAFGTDGSSPWAVHQELEDMVRAGMPAADVLAAATGGAAALLQRTDIGVIESGRSADFLVLDGDPTADITVTRRIDSVYLRGTAVDREALATRLKGAAAQ; the protein is encoded by the coding sequence ATGTCCCGGTTCCGCTCCCGTCCCGCACCCGCTCGTGCGCCGTCCGGCAGCCTGGTGCTCCTGCTGGTGCTGGCCGCCTGCGGCGGGGAGCCCGCCCCCGCGACCGACGCCACCCTGTACGAGGGGGCACGCCTGATCGTGGGAGACGGCACCGTGCTCGACAACGCCGCCTTCGTGGTCGAGGACGGTCGCTTCACGCTGGTGGGCCAGGCCGGCGCGGTGGACGTGCCCGCCGGCACCCCCCGGATCGACCTGGCGGGCAAGACCGTGATGCCCGCGCTCGTCAACGCGCACGTGCATCTGCCCACGGACCGCGCCGAGCGCGCCACGCTGCTGCAGCACATGGCGTACTACGGCGCCGGGATGGCCGTCAGCCTGGGCCTGGACGACGGCGACCTCGGCTACGTGATGCGCGACGAGGTCGTGCCCGACGGCGCCCGCTCCCTGACCGCCGGGCGCGGCATCACCTCCCCCGAACCGGGTCGCACCGAGGTGCCGTACTGGGTCACGTCGGAGGAGGAGGCGCGGGCCGCCGTGCGCGAGCTGGCGACGCAGCGTCCCGACTTCGTCAAGATCTGGGTGGACGATCGCGGCGGGCAGTACGAGCGACTGTCCGAGACGCTGTACACGGCGGTGATCGACGAGGCCCACGCGCAGGGGCTCCGCGTGATCGCGCACGTCTTCTCACTGGAGGACGGCAAGGGTCTGCTGCGCGCCGGCATCGACGCCTTCGCACACGGCATCCGCGACCAGGACGTGGACGACGAGCTGGTCGCGTTGTGGCAGGAGCGTCCGAACGTGGTGCTGGTGCCCAACCTTCCCGACCCGGGCGTGGCCCAGGACCTCTCGTGGCTCTCGGGGACGGTGCCCGCGGCCGAGCTGGAGCGGATGCAGGCGAACGCCACCGACCGACCCCAGGCGCAGGCGTCGTTCGGCATCCAGGCGCGAAACCTGGTGCGGCTGCATCAGGCCGGCATCCCCATCGCGTTCGGCACGGACGGCAGCTCGCCGTGGGCCGTCCACCAGGAGCTCGAGGACATGGTGCGGGCCGGCATGCCCGCGGCCGACGTGTTGGCCGCGGCGACCGGCGGGGCCGCCGCGCTGCTGCAGCGCACGGACATCGGGGTGATCGAGTCCGGCCGCAGCGCCGACTTCCTGGTGCTGGACGGCGATCCGACCGCCGACATCACGGTCACGCGCCGGATCGACTCCGTCTACCTGCGGGGGACGGCGGTCGATCGCGAGGCGCTGGCCACACGCCTGAAGGGCGCCGCGGCGCAGTAG